Within the Candidatus Methylomirabilota bacterium genome, the region GCCCAGAACTTCTTGAGGTTGACCGTCCGCTCCTCGTGCGGCGTGATGCGCACGTAGGCGTTGGCCTGGTTGACGCGGCCCAGGAAGCTCCCACCGGCCTGGGCCAGCATGAAGCGCACGGCCGGGATGGCCCGCACCTCGCGGGACACTGCCTGCATGGCCTCGTCCATGGCGGCCAGGCTCATGCCCTCGGGCCCGATGACGATCATCTCGAACTCGGCCTCGTCCACATCGCTGGGGACGTATTCCTGCTTGACCAGGCGGTAGAGCGGCCACGACGACGCGATGACCACGAGGGACAGCGCGACGAACAGCATTCGATGGCCCATGGACCAGGCCAGCGTCCACGTGTAACCGCGGTCCAGGTATGCATAGAAGCCCGCGCGCGATCGGGCGGTCCCGGGGGCGGGGAGGGTCCCGGGCGAGTGGGGTTCCGAAGGCCGGGACCCCTCCCCGCCCCCGGCACCGTGTCGCGCCGCGTCCGCGGTACGGAGCAGCCGGGCGCTCATCATCGGCGTCAGCGTGAAGCTGACGAGCAGGCTGACCAGGACGGCGGCCGCCGCCGTGAGACCGAACTGGTAGAGGAAGCGTCCCGACACCGACGACATGAACGACACCGGCACGAAGATGACCACCAGCGAAAACGTCGTGGCCAGGACGGCCAGGCCGATGTCGCGGGTGGCCTCCCGAGCCGCCTCGAACGGCCGCATCTTCTTCTCTTCCACGAAGCGGAAGATATTCTCCAGGACCACGATGGCGTCGTCGATGACGATGCCGACCATGAGGACGAGGGCCAGCATGGTGACGCTGTTGAGCGTGAACCCGAGCGTCCACATCACGCCGAAGGCAGAGATGGTCGAGGTCGGGATGGCGACGGCGGCGATGAGCGTGGACCGCCAGGAACGCATGAACACCAGCACCACCAGCGAGGCCAGGATCGAGCCGAGGATCAGGTGCACGTTGATCTCGTGCAGCGCCGCGTGGATGTAGCGGGACTGGTCGCGGATGATCTCGAGCCGCACGTCCGCCGGGATGCGGGGGGCCAGCCGCGCCAGGTTCTTCTTGGCCGACTCGATGACGGCCACCGTGTTCTCACCGGACTGGCGGCGCACCTCCAGCACGACCGTGGGCACACCGTCGAGGCGGGCGGCCGAGCGCTGCTCCTTGGTCCCGTCCTCGGCCCGGCCGATGTCGCGGATCCGTACCGGCGAGCCGTTGATCGTCGCCACCACGAGATCGTTGAAGGACCTGGGGTCGGCCACCCGTCCCATCGTCCGTAGCGACTTCTCGTTGAGCCCGGCCGTCACGTTGCCGCCGGGCAGGTCGGCGTTCTGCCGGCCCATCGAGTCGCGCACCGCGGTGATGGGGATCTGGTAGGCCGCCAGGCGGTCGGCGTCGATCCAGACGTTCACCGCCCGCAAAAGACCACCGACGATGCGAACCTCGCCCACCCCCGACGACCGCTCCAGCTCGACCCTGACCAGCTTGTCCGCGATCTCGGTCAGCTCCTTCAGCGACCGGTTGCCGGCCACGGCTACGGTGATCACCGGCGCCTGATCGTTGTCGGTCTTGGAGATGATCGGCGTCCGGATATCCCGGGGCAGGTTCCGAATGGCGGCGGCCACCTTGTCGCGCACGTCCTGGGTGGCCACGTCGATCTGCCGGTTGAGGTTGAAGGTGACGACGACGATGGAGTTGCCGGAGCTCGTGATCGAACGCAGCTCGCTGATGCCCTGGATGGTGTTGACCGCCTCCTCGATCTTCTGCGAGACCTGGGTCTCCATCTCCTCGGTGGAGGCGCCGGGCAGTTCGGTCCGTATGGAAACGGTGGGCAGGTCGACGGCGGGGAAGCGGTCGACGCCGAGACGGAAGTAGCTGGCCGTGCCGACGACGACCAGCGACAGCACGATCATCGAGGCGAACACCGGCCGGCGGATGCAGATTTCGGCGAGCTTCTGCACTACCCTCGGAGGGGGGCTTCGCCCCCCTTCCGAATCCTCCCCCC harbors:
- a CDS encoding efflux RND transporter permease subunit, whose translation is MQKLAEICIRRPVFASMIVLSLVVVGTASYFRLGVDRFPAVDLPTVSIRTELPGASTEEMETQVSQKIEEAVNTIQGISELRSITSSGNSIVVVTFNLNRQIDVATQDVRDKVAAAIRNLPRDIRTPIISKTDNDQAPVITVAVAGNRSLKELTEIADKLVRVELERSSGVGEVRIVGGLLRAVNVWIDADRLAAYQIPITAVRDSMGRQNADLPGGNVTAGLNEKSLRTMGRVADPRSFNDLVVATINGSPVRIRDIGRAEDGTKEQRSAARLDGVPTVVLEVRRQSGENTVAVIESAKKNLARLAPRIPADVRLEIIRDQSRYIHAALHEINVHLILGSILASLVVLVFMRSWRSTLIAAVAIPTSTISAFGVMWTLGFTLNSVTMLALVLMVGIVIDDAIVVLENIFRFVEEKKMRPFEAAREATRDIGLAVLATTFSLVVIFVPVSFMSSVSGRFLYQFGLTAAAAVLVSLLVSFTLTPMMSARLLRTADAARHGAGGGEGSRPSEPHSPGTLPAPGTARSRAGFYAYLDRGYTWTLAWSMGHRMLFVALSLVVIASSWPLYRLVKQEYVPSDVDEAEFEMIVIGPEGMSLAAMDEAMQAVSREVRAIPAVRFMLAQAGGSFLGRVNQANAYVRITPHEERTVNLKKFWAGLKRGEPLAVFRGNYTQRDVIQEVRRRVRKFRDLRISVRNIPGFNIGGGSFDIDFVIRGPELTALAEYGERLREKSQQLGGIVDADTTLRLDRPELRVQIDRERAADLRVETEQIATALRLMVGGDDEVSRFHDPLVDEDYDVTLRLTESYRGNPGTISRLYIPRSSATATTSTGAAPQVGLAPGGGLVRLDNLVKIVPTQSPARIDRSDRQREVRLRAQVAPGYGQADRIDALRGAFREMNLPAVYVSAVSGRAREFEKTFVEFLWVFLLSVIFMYMILASQFESLIHPLTILLSLPLSVPFAMLSLWYSGNTLNLYSALGILVLFGVVKKNAILQIDHMNSLRAQGMERLAAIMLGNRDRLRPILMTTLALVAGMLPLWAGTGPGAEERRAIAVVVIGGQMLSLLLTLLVTPVAYSIFEDLAAALRWPRPSLVGGRVRQRLRRLRRRGAAPGLDPARAAADDGHATGDGRGPAVPLTDRETAERPR